GCACCCCAACCATCGCATCATTCCCGGCCCCCTTCATCAAGGCACCGGCCACAAGCGGCCCACCAAAACTGGCCGCGCTCCAAGACGCCCCCACGAGTGAACTCGCCGACACCAGCGCGACGCCACGAAACCGCTCGCCACACGCAACCAGCGACAGCGTATAAATCGCCCCGGCCGCAGCGCCGAGCACATACAGCAAAGGCCAGCACAACCACGGCGAATTCATCGCCCAAGGCAGCAACGGCAGCAACACCACAACGATCACACCGCAGCCAACATGCACACGCTCGCGCCCAAGCCTGTCCGCGAGCCAGCCAATCGGAAACTGCATGGTCGTGTCACCGAGCAGCAGGGCCGACGCAAACAGCACAGCCACCTCGCTAGTAACGCCGTGCGCCATCGCGAAGAGCGGCAGCAATGACAGCGCGATCGTGTCGAACAACGCAAAAAAACCCGTACCGATGACGAGCGCCGGCATCTGCGGCAGCACATGGCGCCAGCTACCGTGCGCCGCGTGTTCATCTTCCGACGCTCGCGGCGTCTTGCGGATGCTGGCAAGCGCCGGCAAAGCCAGCAGGAAAAGCGCGCCGCAAATCAGAAAGCGCCAGTGCATGAAATCGGCGATCTGGCTCACCAGCACCGGACCCGACATCTGGAACAGCGTGAAATTGGTCGCATAGATGGCGATGACCCGCCCGCGGGTGGCATCATCGGCGAGCTGGTTGACCCATGCTTCGCTGATCGTGAAGAGCAGCATCAGCGCCGCGCCGCAGAGGACGCGCAACACCGCCCATAGCCACAGGTTCGCGGTGAGCTGCATCAGCGCGGTGGCGAGCCCAACCACCAGCACCGCGCCGACGATCACCTGGCGGCCACCGAAGCGCGCCGCGACCCAACCGGCCAACGGCACGACGATCAGGCCACCGCCCGCTTGCGCGGCGGTCAGCAAACCGACCACGTCGGTGCCATAGCCGGCTTGCGTTAGCGCAAGGGCGGTGAGGGGCAGCGTGGCGCCACTGCCGAGTCCGACGACAGCAACGCTCAGGATCAGCGCGAGGAAATCGCGTGTGAAGATGACTTTCATCGGCCGAGATGCTACTACGGCCTCGCGTCATTCGCACCTGTGTGCGGATTGGGTTACCCGGCCACCGCCATCCGTTGCGCGCGCCGGTCGATCGACACCGACCACAGCGTCAGCGCCAGCGCACCGATCGAAGTTGCCACGCCGACCCACGGCAGCGTAGTGAGCGGTGCGCCCGCGCCGATCGCCATGCCACCTAGCCACGCGCCCGTTGCATTGCCAAGGTTGAACGCACCTTGGTTCAGAGTCGATGCCAGATTCGGCGCATGACTCGCACGGTCGACGATCAGCATTTGCAGCGGCGGCACGATCGCGAAGGCCAGAATACCCCACACGAAGATCGTGATCATGGCCGGAATCTCGGCGTGCATCGTGCCGGTGAAAATGGTCAGGATCACGACGATCGCCAGCAGAAACGCGACCAGCGAGGGCATCAACCGCCAGTCCGCGAGCTTGCCGCCAAGCGTGCTGCCCACCGTCAGGCCGAGGCCGAACAGCAACAACACGAAGGTGACCGCGTGCGGCGTGAAACCGCTCACGTCTTCGAGAATCGGCGTGATGTAGGTGAAGGTGGAAAACAGACTGGCCGACGCGAGCACGCTGATGCCGAGCACCATCAGCACTTGCGGGTTCTTCAGCACGCTGAATTCGCGTACGAGGCTCGCCTTCTGCATCTCGATCTTCGCCGGCAGGCATACCGCGAGCGCGGCCGCAGCGAGAATGCCGATGCCGGTGACGGCCCAGAAGGTCGCGCGCCAGCCCACCGCCTGACCGAGCGCGGTGCCGAGCGGCACGCCGAGCACGTTGGCGAGCGTCAAGCCGGTGAACATCAGCGCAATGGCCTGCGCGCGGCGGTTCGGCGCAACCAGACCGGCCGCGACTACCGAACCGATGCCGAAGAACGCGCCATGGCAAAACGCCGTGACGATGCGCGCGGCCATCAGCACCGCGTAGCCCGGCGCGATCGCGCACAGCAGATTGCCGACGATGAAGACTCCGATCAGGCTCATCAACGCCTTCTTGCGCGGCATGTTGGCCACGGCGATTGCGACGATCGGCGCGCCGATGGTGACGCCGAGCGCGTAAGCGGACACCAGCATGCCGGCCGCCGGGATCGATACGGACAGATCGCGGGCGACATCGGGCAGCAGGCCCATGATCACGAATTCAGTGGTACCGATTCCAAAAGCGGCAATGGCAAGGGCGAGCAGGGGTAAAGGCATGAT
The sequence above is drawn from the Paraburkholderia sp. BL23I1N1 genome and encodes:
- a CDS encoding MFS transporter — protein: MKVIFTRDFLALILSVAVVGLGSGATLPLTALALTQAGYGTDVVGLLTAAQAGGGLIVVPLAGWVAARFGGRQVIVGAVLVVGLATALMQLTANLWLWAVLRVLCGAALMLLFTISEAWVNQLADDATRGRVIAIYATNFTLFQMSGPVLVSQIADFMHWRFLICGALFLLALPALASIRKTPRASEDEHAAHGSWRHVLPQMPALVIGTGFFALFDTIALSLLPLFAMAHGVTSEVAVLFASALLLGDTTMQFPIGWLADRLGRERVHVGCGVIVVVLLPLLPWAMNSPWLCWPLLYVLGAAAGAIYTLSLVACGERFRGVALVSASSLVGASWSAASFGGPLVAGALMKGAGNDAMVGVLLVAAFAFLGAAWWERRRAPVRVVGS
- a CDS encoding MFS transporter, translated to MPLPLLALAIAAFGIGTTEFVIMGLLPDVARDLSVSIPAAGMLVSAYALGVTIGAPIVAIAVANMPRKKALMSLIGVFIVGNLLCAIAPGYAVLMAARIVTAFCHGAFFGIGSVVAAGLVAPNRRAQAIALMFTGLTLANVLGVPLGTALGQAVGWRATFWAVTGIGILAAAALAVCLPAKIEMQKASLVREFSVLKNPQVLMVLGISVLASASLFSTFTYITPILEDVSGFTPHAVTFVLLLFGLGLTVGSTLGGKLADWRLMPSLVAFLLAIVVILTIFTGTMHAEIPAMITIFVWGILAFAIVPPLQMLIVDRASHAPNLASTLNQGAFNLGNATGAWLGGMAIGAGAPLTTLPWVGVATSIGALALTLWSVSIDRRAQRMAVAG